One Scleropages formosus chromosome 8, fSclFor1.1, whole genome shotgun sequence DNA window includes the following coding sequences:
- the LOC108937279 gene encoding actin-binding Rho-activating protein translates to METRDTSARADLLADPSAGPVRGLKDSWQNWCRDQREYQERNPFSGGGGGRTTPRLTKGQEGYGRPPQGSKTEQRGFDAHSHVGREVRELCGIIRDVGRSCEDGSVIVEFGRLFERYVTISNKVVGVLLRARRQGLVRFQGEMLWQGRDDQVVITLLP, encoded by the coding sequence ATGGAGACACGTGACACGAGCGCGCGCGCCGACCTCCTCGCGGATCCCTCCGCGGGCCCCGTTCGAGGGTTGAAGGACAGCTGGCAGAACTGGTGCCGGGATCAGCGCGAGTACCAGGAGCGCAATCCCTTCagcggtggcggtggcggtcGGACCACCCCGCGGCTGACGAAGGGCCAGGAGGGCTACGGAAGGCCGCCCCAGGGCTCGAAGACGGAGCAGAGGGGCTTCGATGCCCACTCGCACGTCGGCAGGGAGGTCCGCGAGCTCTGCGGCATCATCAGAGACGTCGGCCGGAGCTGCGAGGACGGAAGCGTGATCGTGGAGTTTGGGAGACTCTTCGAGCGATACGTGACCATCTCCAACAAAGTGGTGGGCGTCCTGCTGCGCGCGCGCCGCCAGGGCCTCGTCCGCTTCCAGGGCGAGATGCTGTGGCAGGGTCGGGACGACCAGGTCGTCATCACCCTTCTGCCGTGA
- the LOC108937251 gene encoding claudin-1-like, giving the protein MVNASMQLFGFVLAFVGFVALITSTSMTEWKASSFAGPSIVTAQSMYEGLWMSCVEQSTGQVQCKVFDSLLEQPAEMQVTRALMITSIFIAAVAAAASVAGMKCTTCLEGDERYKSKVALAGGAGFVMAGLCALVATSWYGNRITAQFHEPLAMAHRYEYGKALFLGWVASAVSVLGGLILCCNSVGRGPRQRGRYPQERSSGSPAMDYV; this is encoded by the exons atgGTGAACGCGTCGATGCAGCTGTTCGGATTCGTCCTGGCGTTCGTGGGCTTCGTGGCGCTCATCACCTCCACGTCCATGACGGAGTGGAAGGCGTCCTCGTTCGCGGGGCCGAGCATCGTGACCGCGCAGTCCATGTACGAGGGGCTCTGGATGTCGTGCGTGGAGCAGAGCACGGGTCAGGTCCAGTGCAAGGTGTTCGACTCGCTCCTCGAGCAGCCCG CTGAGATGCAGGTCACTCGGGCGCTGATGATCACCAGCATCTTCATTGCTGCCGTTGCCGCCGCGGCGTCCGTGGCCGGCATGAAGTGCACGACGTGCCTGGAGGGGGACGAACGGTACAAAAGCAAGGTGGCCTTGGCGGGGGGAGCCGGCTTCGTAATGGCAG GTCTCTGCGCTTTGGTCGCAACCTCCTGGTATGGAAACAGAATAACGGCGCAGTTCCATGAGCCGCTGGCCATGGCGCACAG GTACGAGTACGGTAAGGCTCTCTTCTTGGGATGGGTCGCGTCCGCCGTCTCCGTCCTGGGAGGCCTTATTCTCTGCTGCAACTCCGTGGGACGGGGTCCGAGACAGAGGGGGCGGTACCCTCAAGAGCGCTCCTCGGGCAGCCCCGCTATGGACTACGTGTAG